Within Desulfobacter sp., the genomic segment GTTTTTCTGCTCCTGAATTTCCTCTCCCCTGGAAATTTTGAAAACCTGGACCAACTCTCCCGCCAGGCAGCAGCCTGTCACCTCAAGGGAAACCGAAGCTTCAGTTTTAATGCAAATCAGACCGAACACGCCCTTGCCGTAATGACAAAGGAACTGGGCTTTCCCCTCATCCTGCCGGATCCGGCAGAACTTGGATGCACCGTTCTGGGCTGCCGCCTCTGTGCCGTCGGGCAGTGTCGGGCCGCCTATTTTGCCGTGGAAAAAAACGGCAGGCCGGGCTCCCTGTTTATCATGGGTACGGACCAGGTCAAATTCCCCATGGCCGACGATTCCCGCTTCAATTCCAGCACCAAAGGCTGCGACACCTGCATCTGGAAAGCCCACGGGCAAATCTACGCCATGGTCTTTTAAGCTCGTCCGGGGCATCTTGACAAACCGCCCAAAAAAGCAGATACGACATATGATTGCTCAGGTGCCACCGCCATCTGAGTATTTTGCAGATTTTAAAACAAAAGGAGCTTTAATGACTTCGGATGCCAAGACGGCTTCACATGAAATCGCCCTTGTTACCGGTGCCAGCCGCGGAATCGGCAGGGCAATTGCCAGGATGCTGGCGGCCTCGGGCCGGTTTGTTTATATTAATTTCCAGTCTGCCGGGCAGGCGGCTGAAACCACCCTGGAAATGGTCCGGGAGGCAGGAGGGGACGGCGCCCTGCTCCCCTTTGACGTCAGCGATGAAAAGGCTGCCCTGGCCGCCGTTAAAACAATCCTGAAAGAAAAAGGCCGGATTGATATTCTGGTCAACAACGCCGGGGTCAAGGCGGATATGCTCATGGCCATGATGAAAGCCGACAGCTGGCAAAAGGTGGTGGATACCAACCTCACCGGTTTTTTCAACGTCACCAAACCCGTGGTGAAAAAAATGCTGTCCAAACGGCAGGGCCGTATCATCAACATCGCATCCACTTCTGGACAGATGGGACAGTCCGGCCAGGTCAACTATTCGGCGTCAAAGGCAGGACTCATCGGTGCCACCAAGGCCCTGGCCAGGGAAATCGCCTCCCGGGGCATCACGGTGAATGCCGTGGCCCCCGGATTCATTGAAACAGATATGGTCCAGGGACTCAACATTGAGGAAGTGGCAAAAACCGTTCCTGCCGGGCGCCTGGGCCGGCCTGAAGAGGTGGCCGCCGCCGTTGGATTCCTCTGTTCCCCGGAAGCGGGCTACATCACCGGCCAGGTGCTGGGCATAAACGGCGGCATCTGCTAAGCCTTCATCCGGTTCTTTCCAGCCTTGATTTTCAGCCTGCCCGGCCCGGGCGGGCTGAAAAATTATCATTTGATTTGCCCCTGGATCTGATATAAATTGAGATACTGATTTTCCGCTGTCACATGGTTTCGCATAAAACGGGTCTCCTTCCTTGGGGAATGACGATCCTCATTATTTTTGGGACATATGATGGTCCATACCAGATTCCTGTTCATCATTGTTTTGATTTACCTGTTTTTCCCAGTTATTTCGCGGGCAGGCACCGGCGGCCTTTCCCCCGGCCATGTGCTGCTGCTCAATTCCTACAACCAGCGGATGACGTGGGTGAAGGACATTGTCAGGGCTGTTGAAGATGAGCTTGAACCGGAAAACAATAACCTTGTCCTCCATATCGCCAATATGGATTCCAAACAATTCCATTCCCCTGAATATTTTCACTCCTATAAAACATTTCTGGAGCAAAAATACCAAAACTATCAGTTTTCCCTCATACTCTCCTCGGACAACAATGCCTTCGACTTTCTCATGAAGCACCGGGACACTCTATTTCCGGGGGTTCCGGTGGTATTTTGCGGGGTCAACAATTTCAGGGACGACATTCTGGCCGGGAAAAAAGGGGTAACCGGGGTGGCGGAAATCTTCTCAGCAAGGGAAACCGTTGAAACCGCCCTGAGGCTTCACCCCGGGACCCGGGAATTATACATCGTCAACGACTACCTGTCCACGGGCAGGGCCTGGCAAAAAGATATTGAAAACGCCCTGACCCCAGTCTCAGACAGGGTCAGGCTGACCTATTCCCCCAACCTTTCCATGGCAGACCTCCAGGCCCGGATCGCCGGGCTGGAAAAAGGGACAATTGTACTGATGGGGGTCTATTTTTCCGACAAAGACGGGCGGTATTTCACCTATGAAACAACGGGTAAAATGATTGCCGGTGCCAGTAAGGTGCCGGTATACTGCCTGCTTGAATTCAATATCAATAAAGGGGTAATCGGCGGAGAGGTGATCTCCGGCTATTACCAGGGCAGATCCATGGCACAGATGGGGCGGCGAATCCTGAACGGCGAAAGTCCGGACCGGATCCCGGTGCTGCAAAGGGGCGCCAACCGCTATGTATTCGACCATATGGAATTGGAGCGGTTCGGCCTCAGAGAAAAAGACCTGCCTTCCCCCTGCCTCATTGTCAACCGGCCCTATTCCGTTTTCCGGGAATATAAAGAGGAACTGATGACCCTGGGGTTGCTGATCTCCATTCTTCTGCTTACCATTGCCGCCCTGCTGATCAATATATTCAGGCGGATACAGGCGGAAGAGGCATTGAGAAAAAGCGAACAGCAACTCTCAGTCCATTTGAACAATACCCCTGTGGGGGCCATTTTATGGGACGAAGAATTCAGGGTGACGGAATGGAATCCGGCCGCGGAAACCATTTTCGGTTATACCCGGCAGGAAGCCATGGGCAAAACCGGCGCGGAACTCATTATTCCCGAGGAGGTGCTGCCCGAAGTCCAGGGAATCTTTCATCGGATCCTCTCAGGTGTCGGCGGAGAGAAAAATGTTAACGAAAACATAAAGAAAACAGGGGAACGCATTAACTGCTCCTGGTATAATACGCTCCTTAAGGACTGCGAGGGGCGGGTCACCGGCATGGCCACCCTGGTGACCGATATCACGGAACAGCAGAAAACCCGGGAACTGATCATCCAGTCGGAGAAAATGATGTCCGTGGGGGGATTGGCCGCCGGCATGGCCCATGAAATCAACAACCCCCTGGCCGGGATGATACAAAGTGCCCAGGTCATTCACAACCGGCTGACAAGGCAGGACATACCGGCCAACACCCGCGCCGCAGAAAAAATCGGAATTACCATGGCCGGCATCAGGGCCTTCATGGATGAGAGGAAGATACTTCAGCACCTGAAAAACATCACAGATACAGGAAACCGGGCTGCCGGCATCATTGAAAACATGCTCAGCTTTGTGCGCAAGGGCAATGCCGCCAGAAAGGAATGCGTGGCGGCGGATCTGGTGAACAACACCCTTTCTCTTGCACAGAACGATTATGATCTGAAAAAAAATTATGATTTCAAACAGGTGGAGGTGGTCAGGGAATACGCCCCGGACCTTCCGCCGGTGGCCTGCGAAGAGAGCAAGATCCGCCAGGTCCTGTTCAACCTCATAAAAAACGCCTCCCAGGCCCTGACTTCAGCAGGGACTGAGCACCCGAAGATTATTCTTCGTATTTTCCAAGAAGAAAAGGACCTCTGCATTGAGGTGGAAGACAACGGCCCCGGAATGAAAGAAGAAACCCGGAAACGGGTATTTGACCCTTTTTTCACCACCAAGGGGGTGGACAAAGGCAGTGGGCTGGGGCTGTCCGTCGCCTATTTCATTGTCGTGGAGGACCATAAGGGAGCCATGGAAGTCGAATCGGTTCCGGGGGCGGGCACAAAATTCACCATCAAGCTTCCCGTCCGGGTTTAACGCACACTTAATCAATGTGGTGCAACGCATTGAAAATCATGCTATAACGGGACTCCTTTATTTGACACATAGATTGAAAGGTGAGATCCCCCATGGGCTATAAAATAGAATTGAATGACGCAGAAAAAGGCTATACCTTTGACCAGGATAAAATCATATCACCCGAAGAGACCGTCCGCAGGTTTCGTGAAAAATCCGCGGCACTGGATCTGGATATCCTGAGCCGGACCCGGCGCATCGACAAGGGGCGTCTGGATATCCCGGTATTCTTCAGCGAATGCGGGGTGGATGCCAAACGGGTGACCGGCACCAACAAGCAGATGGGCAAAGGCGGTACGCCTGCCCAGGCAGAGGCCAGTGCCGTGATGGAACTGGTGGAACGATTCAGTTTTTTCTCCTTTGCCGCAAAAGAAAAGAACTTCTTCTACGCCACCCCGGCGGAGCTGGGTGAGGACGCCCTGGATTACGGGCAGATCGTCAAGTCCGTCCACGACAACCAAGAAGATGCCCTTAAGGTAAAAGAAATTTACAGCCGCCTGCCCCTTCAGTGGACCAAGGGCTATGATCTCACGGCCAAAAAAGAGGTAAACATCCCCTTTAACTGGTTCTACATGATCAACGAATTCAACGGCCCCAGCGCCGGCAACTGCACGGAGGAGGCCCTGACCCAGGGCATCTGCGAGCTGGTGGAACGCCACACCTCCTCCCTGGTCAGCCACGGCAAGCTGGATGTCCCCGGCATCCGCCTGGATTCATTTAAAGATCCCCTGGTTGTGGAAATGCTGGAAAAATACAAAAAAGAAGGCATTGAGGTCTATGCCACGGACTTTTCCCTGGACACGGGCATCCCCACGGTGGCGGTCCTGGCCTGGGATCCCGCCACCTTTGGAAATATGAGCGAAATCGTCTGGACCGCCGGCACCTCCCCTGACCCTGAAAAAGCCATGAGCCGGGCCCTCACCGAGGTGGCCCAGTTGGCCGGGGATTTCAACACCGGTTCCAACTATGTGGCCTCGGGACTGCCCAAATTCACCGATATCAGTGACGCCCAATTCATCACCCATCCCAAAACAATGGTGGATGCATCGGATTTGCCCAACCTCTCTTCGGACAATATGAAGGAAGAAGTGGAAAATCTCATCAGCACCCTTGGGGATCGGGGCTACCATGTACTGTCCCTGAGCACCATGCATGACGGCCTTGAAATCCCGGCCTTTTACTCCATCATCCCCGGCGCCCATTTCAGGGAACGGGCCGATGCCGCCAGCGTGGGCATGTTCGCCGCCCGGCTCATCACGGAAAATTTTGATCCCGTCACCGCCCTGGACAAGCTGGAGGAACTGGAGCAGGCCCTGCCCGGGAAATACTACACCAGCTTTTACAAGGGGCTGATGCACAACGCCGTTTTCGAGCAGGAAGAGGCGCTTAAAGAATTCGAAGCCGCTTTGGATCGGGAACCTGCCCGGCTGAACCTGCCGGATATCTGCTCCCACATGGCCGCTCTGCTCAAGGATTTGGAAGAATACGACAGGGCCCTGGATATCTGCACCAGGGGAATAAAGGTGGACGACCAGCGGCCGGATATCTACAACACGGCCGGGGCCTGCTGTTTTATGTCAAAAAAATTCGAACCGGCCATTGAATATTTTGAAAAGGCCCTGGAGGTGGATCCCACCCTGGCCATCAACTTTGCCAACATCGGTTCCTGCTACAGGGAGCTTGAAGATATTTCCCTGGCCGTAAAATACTATGAAATGGCCCTGGAGGTGGACCCCACCAT encodes:
- the fabG gene encoding 3-oxoacyl-ACP reductase FabG, with the translated sequence MTSDAKTASHEIALVTGASRGIGRAIARMLAASGRFVYINFQSAGQAAETTLEMVREAGGDGALLPFDVSDEKAALAAVKTILKEKGRIDILVNNAGVKADMLMAMMKADSWQKVVDTNLTGFFNVTKPVVKKMLSKRQGRIINIASTSGQMGQSGQVNYSASKAGLIGATKALAREIASRGITVNAVAPGFIETDMVQGLNIEEVAKTVPAGRLGRPEEVAAAVGFLCSPEAGYITGQVLGINGGIC
- a CDS encoding PAS domain S-box protein — encoded protein: MMVHTRFLFIIVLIYLFFPVISRAGTGGLSPGHVLLLNSYNQRMTWVKDIVRAVEDELEPENNNLVLHIANMDSKQFHSPEYFHSYKTFLEQKYQNYQFSLILSSDNNAFDFLMKHRDTLFPGVPVVFCGVNNFRDDILAGKKGVTGVAEIFSARETVETALRLHPGTRELYIVNDYLSTGRAWQKDIENALTPVSDRVRLTYSPNLSMADLQARIAGLEKGTIVLMGVYFSDKDGRYFTYETTGKMIAGASKVPVYCLLEFNINKGVIGGEVISGYYQGRSMAQMGRRILNGESPDRIPVLQRGANRYVFDHMELERFGLREKDLPSPCLIVNRPYSVFREYKEELMTLGLLISILLLTIAALLINIFRRIQAEEALRKSEQQLSVHLNNTPVGAILWDEEFRVTEWNPAAETIFGYTRQEAMGKTGAELIIPEEVLPEVQGIFHRILSGVGGEKNVNENIKKTGERINCSWYNTLLKDCEGRVTGMATLVTDITEQQKTRELIIQSEKMMSVGGLAAGMAHEINNPLAGMIQSAQVIHNRLTRQDIPANTRAAEKIGITMAGIRAFMDERKILQHLKNITDTGNRAAGIIENMLSFVRKGNAARKECVAADLVNNTLSLAQNDYDLKKNYDFKQVEVVREYAPDLPPVACEESKIRQVLFNLIKNASQALTSAGTEHPKIILRIFQEEKDLCIEVEDNGPGMKEETRKRVFDPFFTTKGVDKGSGLGLSVAYFIVVEDHKGAMEVESVPGAGTKFTIKLPVRV
- a CDS encoding YcaO-like family protein → MGYKIELNDAEKGYTFDQDKIISPEETVRRFREKSAALDLDILSRTRRIDKGRLDIPVFFSECGVDAKRVTGTNKQMGKGGTPAQAEASAVMELVERFSFFSFAAKEKNFFYATPAELGEDALDYGQIVKSVHDNQEDALKVKEIYSRLPLQWTKGYDLTAKKEVNIPFNWFYMINEFNGPSAGNCTEEALTQGICELVERHTSSLVSHGKLDVPGIRLDSFKDPLVVEMLEKYKKEGIEVYATDFSLDTGIPTVAVLAWDPATFGNMSEIVWTAGTSPDPEKAMSRALTEVAQLAGDFNTGSNYVASGLPKFTDISDAQFITHPKTMVDASDLPNLSSDNMKEEVENLISTLGDRGYHVLSLSTMHDGLEIPAFYSIIPGAHFRERADAASVGMFAARLITENFDPVTALDKLEELEQALPGKYYTSFYKGLMHNAVFEQEEALKEFEAALDREPARLNLPDICSHMAALLKDLEEYDRALDICTRGIKVDDQRPDIYNTAGACCFMSKKFEPAIEYFEKALEVDPTLAINFANIGSCYRELEDISLAVKYYEMALEVDPTIEFARDNIEKLTADG